From Mycolicibacterium nivoides, a single genomic window includes:
- a CDS encoding MarR family winged helix-turn-helix transcriptional regulator → MARKLSTAEERAWRPYIESSLRLETLLDERLREATNLTLIDYHLLMMLANATDQRLRMSELAEKMVFSRSRITYQINSMTKRGLVLRESVPEDRRGYRAVLTATGAEALRIAVPLHSESVRELFFDQIEPDELDCIERVFTRLHTHLQTDLLRHDD, encoded by the coding sequence GTGGCGCGCAAGCTGTCCACAGCCGAGGAGCGGGCCTGGCGGCCCTACATCGAGTCCAGCCTGCGCCTGGAAACGCTGCTCGACGAGCGTCTCCGGGAGGCCACGAATCTCACCCTGATCGACTACCACCTGCTGATGATGTTGGCGAACGCCACCGATCAGCGCCTGCGGATGAGTGAACTCGCCGAGAAGATGGTGTTCTCCCGCAGCCGGATCACCTATCAGATCAACTCGATGACCAAACGGGGTCTGGTGCTGCGCGAATCGGTCCCCGAGGACCGCAGGGGCTACCGCGCGGTGCTGACCGCCACCGGCGCCGAGGCGCTGCGCATCGCCGTGCCACTGCACAGCGAGTCGGTGCGCGAACTGTTCTTCGACCAGATCGAGCCCGACGAACTCGACTGCATCGAACGGGTATTCACCCGGCTACACACCCACTTGCAGACCGATCTCCTGCGACACGACGACTGA
- a CDS encoding phosphotriesterase family protein, translated as MPTVNTAHGSIDTADLGVTLMHEHVFIMTAELTQNYPESWGDEASRETDAIARLTELKANGVDTIVDLTVIGLGRYIPRIARIAEATDLNIVVATGFYTYNDLPLALHFNGPAPGQIDPMTEMFVRDIEHGIADTGIKAAILKCATDEPGVTSGVERVLRAVAQAHRQTGVPISTHTHAASRRGLEQQRIFAEEGVDPSRVIIGHCGDTTDIGYLEELIAGGSYIGMDRFGVDVYLPFEERVATVATLCERGHAEKMVLSHDTWCYFDALPDDLTAHALPNSHYLHIHNDVLPALRERGVTEHQITTMLVDNPRRIFDRKGGY; from the coding sequence GTGCCGACAGTCAACACCGCCCACGGATCCATCGACACCGCAGACCTCGGCGTCACGCTCATGCACGAGCACGTCTTCATCATGACGGCCGAGCTGACCCAGAACTATCCGGAGTCCTGGGGTGACGAGGCCAGCCGGGAAACCGATGCGATCGCGCGGCTCACCGAACTCAAGGCCAACGGCGTCGACACCATCGTCGACCTCACGGTGATCGGTCTGGGCCGCTACATTCCGCGTATCGCCCGGATCGCCGAGGCCACCGACCTCAACATCGTGGTCGCCACCGGCTTCTACACCTACAACGACCTGCCGCTGGCCCTGCACTTCAACGGGCCCGCTCCGGGCCAGATCGACCCGATGACCGAGATGTTCGTCCGCGACATCGAACATGGCATTGCCGACACCGGGATCAAAGCGGCGATCCTCAAGTGCGCCACCGACGAACCCGGCGTCACCTCCGGCGTCGAGCGGGTCCTGCGGGCCGTGGCCCAGGCCCACCGGCAGACCGGGGTGCCGATCTCCACCCATACCCACGCGGCCAGCCGGCGCGGCCTCGAACAGCAGCGCATCTTCGCCGAGGAGGGCGTCGATCCGTCCCGGGTGATCATCGGCCACTGCGGCGACACCACCGATATCGGCTACCTCGAGGAATTGATCGCCGGCGGCTCCTACATCGGCATGGACCGCTTCGGCGTCGACGTCTACCTCCCGTTCGAGGAGCGGGTCGCGACCGTCGCGACCCTGTGCGAGCGCGGCCACGCCGAGAAGATGGTGCTCTCGCACGACACCTGGTGCTACTTCGACGCACTGCCCGACGACCTGACCGCCCACGCCCTGCCGAACAGTCACTACCTGCACATCCACAACGATGTGCTGCCTGCGCTGCGTGAGCGCGGGGTCACCGAGCACCAGATCACCACGATGCTGGTGGACAATCCACGGCGGATCTTCGACCGCAAGGGCGGGTACTGA
- a CDS encoding class I SAM-dependent methyltransferase — protein sequence MSAHFARRATLSRSVRLLAQFRFEQSEPARFYGALAADTVALTTDLWTAATGESPAGRTVLDVGGGPGYFASAFDQAGMRYVGVEPDPREAHAGAARAATSSLSPAVDSASGTFVRASGMALPFADGSVDICLSSNVAEHVPHPWRLGNEMLRVTKPGGLAVLSYTVWLGPFGGHEMGLTHYLGGARAAERYTRKHGHRPKNDYGSSLFAVSAADGLEWAASTGALIAAFPRYHPRWAWWMTAVPGLREFLVSNLVLVLRPS from the coding sequence ATCTCCGCGCACTTCGCCCGCCGGGCGACCCTGAGCCGGTCGGTGCGCCTTCTGGCGCAGTTCCGGTTCGAGCAGAGCGAACCGGCCCGGTTCTACGGGGCGCTGGCCGCCGATACCGTCGCCTTGACCACCGATCTGTGGACGGCCGCCACCGGGGAATCCCCTGCCGGACGCACCGTCCTCGACGTCGGCGGTGGACCCGGCTACTTCGCGTCGGCGTTCGATCAGGCGGGCATGCGATACGTAGGGGTGGAGCCGGATCCTCGGGAGGCGCATGCCGGAGCCGCGAGAGCGGCGACATCCAGCCTGAGCCCGGCTGTCGATTCCGCATCGGGCACGTTCGTCCGGGCCTCCGGGATGGCCCTTCCGTTCGCGGACGGCAGTGTCGACATCTGCCTGTCCTCCAATGTCGCCGAGCATGTGCCGCACCCGTGGCGGCTGGGTAACGAGATGTTGCGTGTGACGAAGCCCGGCGGCCTGGCGGTGTTGTCCTACACGGTCTGGCTCGGCCCGTTCGGCGGCCACGAGATGGGGTTGACGCACTATCTGGGCGGGGCCCGGGCAGCCGAACGGTACACCCGCAAACATGGTCATCGCCCCAAGAACGACTACGGCTCGTCGTTGTTCGCGGTGTCGGCGGCCGATGGCCTTGAATGGGCCGCCAGCACCGGCGCGCTGATCGCCGCTTTTCCGCGCTACCACCCACGATGGGCCTGGTGGATGACCGCGGTACCAGGGTTGCGTGAGTTCCTGGTGAGCAATTTGGTGCTGGTTCTGCGGCCGTCCTGA
- a CDS encoding glycosyltransferase family 4 protein, with product MSARPDPRLRSVLLLCWRDTGHPQGGGSEAYLQRIGACLADDGVNVTLRTARYPGAARREIVDGVQISRAGGPYSVYIWAGLAMVASRVGLGPLRRVRPDVVVDTQNGLPFLARLAFGRRVAVLVHHCHRELWPVAGPMKGRIGWFVESKLSPRLHRRNQYVTVSLPSARDLNELGVDSGRIAVVRNGLDEAPGPTLELPRSTSPRLVVLSRLVPHKQIEDALEAVAALRAEVPGLHLDILGGGWWQRRLVEHAELLGISDSVTFHGHVDEETKHRVLQQSWVHVLPSRKEGWGLAVTEAAQHGVPTIGYRASGGLTDSIVDGVTGLLVEDRDALVTGIRQLLSDPVMRVQLGSKAQTRSDEFSWRLSADAMHAVLGAVHEGNFVSGLV from the coding sequence ATGTCTGCCCGTCCTGATCCACGCCTGAGGAGCGTCCTGCTCCTGTGCTGGCGCGACACCGGGCACCCCCAGGGCGGCGGCAGCGAGGCCTATCTGCAGCGCATCGGCGCGTGTCTGGCCGACGACGGTGTCAACGTCACGTTGCGCACCGCGCGTTACCCGGGGGCGGCCCGCCGCGAGATCGTCGACGGGGTGCAGATCAGCCGGGCCGGCGGTCCCTACAGCGTGTACATCTGGGCCGGGCTGGCCATGGTGGCCTCCCGCGTCGGCCTCGGGCCGTTGCGCAGGGTCCGGCCCGACGTGGTCGTCGACACCCAGAACGGGCTGCCGTTCCTGGCCCGGCTGGCGTTCGGTCGTCGGGTGGCGGTGCTCGTGCATCACTGTCACCGGGAACTGTGGCCGGTGGCCGGCCCGATGAAGGGCCGGATCGGCTGGTTCGTCGAGTCCAAACTGTCTCCGCGACTGCACCGCCGCAACCAGTACGTCACCGTGTCACTTCCCTCCGCTCGCGATCTCAACGAGCTCGGGGTGGACTCCGGCCGGATTGCGGTGGTGCGCAACGGACTTGACGAAGCTCCCGGCCCGACGCTGGAGCTGCCCCGGTCGACCAGCCCCCGGCTCGTCGTGCTGTCGCGGCTGGTGCCACACAAGCAGATCGAAGACGCCCTGGAGGCGGTCGCGGCACTGCGTGCCGAGGTCCCCGGACTGCACCTGGACATCCTGGGCGGCGGCTGGTGGCAGCGGCGGCTGGTCGAGCACGCCGAACTTCTCGGCATCTCCGATTCGGTGACGTTCCACGGTCATGTCGACGAAGAGACCAAACACCGTGTCCTGCAGCAGAGCTGGGTGCATGTGCTGCCGTCGCGCAAAGAAGGCTGGGGGCTTGCCGTCACCGAGGCCGCCCAGCACGGGGTGCCAACCATCGGCTATCGCGCGTCCGGCGGGCTGACCGACTCGATCGTCGACGGGGTCACCGGGCTGTTGGTCGAGGATCGTGACGCCCTGGTGACGGGGATCCGCCAGTTGTTGAGCGACCCGGTGATGCGCGTGCAGTTGGGTAGCAAGGCTCAGACCCGCAGCGACGAATTCTCCTGGAGGCTCAGCGCGGACGCGATGCACGCCGTGCTGGGAGCCGTGCACGAGGGCAATTTCGTCAGCGGCTTGGTGTGA
- a CDS encoding acyltransferase family protein translates to MRACAAMGVVLTHVAFQTGHTTGVSGRFFGRFDLAVAVFFALSGFLLWRGHAAAARGLRPRPRTGHYLRSRIVRIMPGYVVAVVVIILLLPEAKADLTVWLANLTLTQIYVPLTLTAGLTQMWSLSVEVSFYLALPVLALLARRLPVRARVGVIIALAALSLLWVRIPFSGTTGLNPWNWPPAFFSWFAAGMVLAELTVSPFGWVHRLARRRILMGVIAAVAFGIAASPLAGLEGLRPGSVGQVTLKTAMGAIVAGALLAPLVLDHPDTRHPILGNRVMVTLGRWSYGLFVWHLAALAMVFPMIGEFLFNGQMLVVLVLTLVFGFALAAVSYALVESPCREALRRWEYRNESPVPPLDSSITDEPEPAPAAR, encoded by the coding sequence ATGCGCGCGTGCGCGGCCATGGGTGTGGTTCTCACCCACGTCGCCTTCCAGACCGGACACACCACCGGGGTGAGCGGCCGGTTCTTCGGCCGGTTCGACCTCGCGGTCGCCGTGTTCTTCGCGCTCTCGGGGTTCCTGCTGTGGCGCGGCCATGCCGCGGCGGCGCGAGGGTTGCGCCCTCGCCCGCGCACCGGCCATTACCTGCGATCCCGCATCGTGCGCATCATGCCCGGCTATGTGGTCGCCGTCGTGGTGATCATCCTGCTGCTTCCGGAGGCCAAGGCCGATCTGACGGTGTGGCTGGCGAACCTGACCCTGACCCAGATCTATGTGCCGTTGACGCTGACCGCGGGGCTGACCCAGATGTGGAGCCTGTCGGTCGAGGTCAGTTTCTATCTTGCGTTGCCGGTACTGGCGCTGCTGGCACGGCGGTTGCCGGTGCGGGCCCGCGTCGGCGTGATCATCGCGTTGGCGGCGCTGAGCCTGTTGTGGGTACGCATCCCGTTCTCCGGCACCACCGGACTCAACCCGTGGAACTGGCCGCCGGCGTTCTTCTCCTGGTTCGCCGCGGGCATGGTGCTCGCTGAACTCACGGTGAGTCCATTCGGCTGGGTGCACCGGTTGGCCCGGCGCCGGATCCTGATGGGCGTCATCGCCGCGGTGGCATTCGGGATCGCGGCCTCGCCGCTGGCCGGGCTGGAAGGGCTGCGCCCGGGCTCGGTCGGCCAGGTGACGCTGAAGACCGCGATGGGCGCGATCGTCGCGGGCGCGCTGCTGGCACCGCTGGTCCTCGATCACCCCGACACCAGGCACCCGATTCTGGGCAACCGGGTGATGGTGACGCTGGGCCGCTGGTCGTACGGGCTGTTCGTCTGGCATCTGGCGGCATTGGCCATGGTGTTCCCGATGATCGGGGAGTTCCTGTTCAACGGGCAGATGCTGGTGGTGTTGGTGCTGACCCTGGTGTTCGGCTTCGCCCTCGCCGCGGTGAGCTACGCGCTGGTGGAATCACCGTGCCGGGAAGCGTTGCGGCGCTGGGAGTACCGGAACGAGAGCCCCGTGCCGCCGCTGGACAGCTCGATCACCGACGAGCCGGAGCCTGCCCCAGCCGCGCGATGA
- a CDS encoding DUF3068 domain-containing protein, with amino-acid sequence MNRAVALRIAACGLMGLGAALLIAALLLTTYTKGKIAKIPLNLDASLVSDGTATAFDPASLVAPKFSVDRNVPVALQQQVSVESPSNAEVVTLQVGSTLRRTDQQKDSGLLLAMVDTVTMNRSTALAVSSDNNPGGALQKPRAIEDEKPPTNVALPHEGLTYRFPFDTEKKTYPFFDPIAQKPFDANYDGEEDVNGLTTYRFIQNVGYDSDGKLAEPVKYSSLYEDDADSSVTASPEMWGVPGEPDERITMDRFYAAQRTFWVDPVSGTIVKAQDHGYQYYARDALKPEVTYVDYKVTYNEETVESQVAAAQDERDRVSLWTRVLPITFTALGLLALIGGAVVGSFAVRAESTLIDPGLDTADHGFFDTQGFQVPGAEAKTEKLPAQRPSDLPPDRPI; translated from the coding sequence TTGAACCGCGCAGTGGCGCTGCGTATCGCGGCATGTGGACTGATGGGGCTGGGTGCTGCTCTGCTCATCGCCGCACTGTTGCTGACCACCTATACCAAGGGCAAGATCGCCAAGATCCCGCTCAATCTGGATGCCAGCCTGGTCAGCGATGGAACCGCGACCGCTTTCGATCCGGCATCGCTGGTGGCACCGAAGTTCTCGGTGGACCGCAACGTGCCGGTCGCCCTCCAGCAACAGGTCAGCGTGGAATCACCGTCGAACGCCGAGGTGGTGACGCTGCAAGTGGGCAGCACACTGCGGCGCACGGACCAGCAGAAGGACTCCGGTCTGCTGTTGGCGATGGTTGACACCGTCACGATGAACCGCAGCACCGCGCTGGCCGTGTCCAGCGACAACAACCCGGGCGGCGCGCTGCAGAAGCCGCGGGCCATCGAGGACGAGAAGCCGCCGACGAACGTGGCGCTGCCGCACGAGGGCCTGACCTACCGGTTCCCGTTCGACACCGAGAAGAAGACGTACCCGTTCTTCGACCCGATCGCGCAGAAGCCGTTCGACGCGAACTACGACGGTGAAGAAGACGTCAACGGGTTGACCACCTACCGGTTCATCCAGAACGTGGGCTACGACTCCGACGGCAAGCTCGCCGAGCCGGTCAAGTACTCCTCGCTCTACGAAGACGACGCCGACAGCTCGGTCACCGCGAGCCCCGAGATGTGGGGCGTGCCCGGCGAACCCGACGAGCGGATCACGATGGACCGCTTCTACGCCGCGCAGCGCACCTTCTGGGTCGACCCGGTGTCCGGCACCATCGTCAAGGCGCAGGACCACGGCTACCAGTACTACGCACGTGACGCGCTCAAGCCCGAGGTGACCTACGTCGACTACAAGGTCACCTACAACGAGGAGACCGTGGAGTCCCAGGTCGCGGCCGCTCAGGATGAGCGCGACCGGGTGTCACTGTGGACCCGCGTCCTGCCGATCACGTTCACCGCGCTGGGCCTGCTGGCACTCATCGGTGGCGCCGTGGTGGGGTCGTTCGCAGTACGTGCCGAGTCCACCCTGATCGATCCGGGACTCGACACCGCCGATCACGGCTTCTTCGACACCCAGGGCTTCCAGGTTCCCGGCGCTGAGGCGAAGACGGAGAAACTACCCGCTCAACGACCGTCCGACCTACCACCGGACCGGCCGATCTGA
- a CDS encoding aldehyde dehydrogenase, giving the protein MTQSAAAIRTEFDKLFIGGHWVEPSTSEVIEVFSPATGEKVGQVPLAAEADVNAACAAARKAFDEGPWPHKTPEERQAVLAKAVELINERADEFKHLLKLETGQPPTIVDMMQFGAGVSSLQYYAGAADKYDWKDIRDGIYGQTLVIKEPIGVVGAVIAWNVPFFLACNKLGPALLAGCTVVLKPAGETPLTTNLFAEVLTEAGLPEGVLSVVPGGPETGRALTANPELDKFTFTGSSGVGKEIGKIAAEKLKPCTLELGGKSAAIILEDADVDSTLPMLVFSGLMNCGQACVGQTRILAPRSRYDEVVEKLSAAVAAMPVGLPDDPASMIGPLISEKQRDRVEGYIKKGVEEGARIVTGGGRPEGLDSGWFVQPTVFADVDNSMTIAQEEIFGPVLVVIPFDTEEDAVRIANDSPYGLAGSVYTTDFPKAVEIASKIRTGTYAVNMYAFDPGAPFGGFKNSGIGRENGPEGIDAYTQAKSVLLPFGFTPE; this is encoded by the coding sequence ATGACACAAAGCGCAGCCGCCATAAGGACGGAATTCGACAAACTGTTCATCGGCGGCCACTGGGTGGAGCCTTCGACCTCCGAGGTCATCGAAGTCTTCTCCCCCGCGACCGGCGAGAAGGTCGGCCAGGTTCCGCTGGCCGCCGAGGCCGACGTCAACGCCGCGTGCGCCGCGGCCCGCAAGGCCTTCGACGAGGGCCCGTGGCCCCACAAGACGCCAGAGGAGCGCCAGGCCGTGCTGGCCAAGGCCGTCGAGCTCATCAACGAGCGGGCCGACGAGTTCAAGCACCTGCTGAAGCTGGAGACCGGGCAGCCGCCGACCATCGTCGACATGATGCAGTTCGGCGCGGGCGTGTCGAGCCTGCAGTACTACGCCGGCGCAGCCGACAAGTACGACTGGAAAGACATCCGCGACGGCATTTACGGCCAGACCCTGGTCATCAAGGAGCCGATCGGCGTTGTGGGCGCCGTCATCGCCTGGAACGTGCCCTTCTTCCTGGCCTGCAACAAGCTGGGTCCGGCCCTGCTCGCCGGCTGCACCGTCGTGCTCAAGCCGGCCGGTGAGACCCCGCTGACCACCAACCTGTTCGCCGAGGTGCTCACCGAGGCCGGCCTGCCCGAGGGCGTGCTCTCGGTCGTGCCCGGCGGACCGGAGACCGGTCGCGCCCTGACCGCCAACCCCGAGCTGGACAAGTTCACCTTCACCGGCTCCAGCGGCGTCGGCAAGGAGATCGGCAAGATCGCCGCCGAGAAGCTCAAGCCCTGCACGCTGGAACTCGGCGGCAAGTCCGCGGCGATCATCCTCGAGGACGCCGACGTGGACTCGACCCTGCCGATGCTGGTGTTCTCCGGCCTGATGAACTGCGGCCAGGCCTGTGTGGGCCAGACCCGCATCCTGGCACCGCGGTCGCGTTACGACGAGGTCGTCGAGAAGCTGTCCGCCGCCGTCGCGGCGATGCCGGTCGGCCTGCCTGACGACCCGGCCTCGATGATCGGCCCGCTGATCTCCGAGAAGCAGCGCGACCGGGTCGAGGGCTACATCAAGAAGGGCGTCGAAGAGGGTGCGCGCATCGTCACCGGCGGTGGCCGCCCCGAGGGCCTGGATTCGGGATGGTTCGTGCAACCGACCGTGTTCGCCGACGTCGACAACTCGATGACCATCGCCCAGGAGGAGATCTTCGGGCCGGTGCTCGTGGTGATTCCGTTCGACACCGAGGAAGACGCGGTCCGCATCGCCAACGATTCGCCGTACGGCTTGGCCGGCAGCGTGTACACGACGGACTTCCCCAAGGCCGTCGAGATCGCCTCGAAGATCCGCACCGGCACCTATGCGGTGAACATGTACGCCTTCGATCCCGGCGCCCCGTTCGGCGGCTTCAAGAACTCGGGTATCGGACGCGAGAACGGCCCGGAGGGCATCGACGCCTACACCCAGGCCAAGAGTGTGCTGCTGCCGTTCGGCTTCACCCCGGAGTAA
- a CDS encoding class I SAM-dependent methyltransferase, with amino-acid sequence MTHRIDWDDAYRQQQTPAWSIGAPQPEYAAIIDTDGAVGGEVLDAGCGHAELALALAARGHTVVGIDLSPTAVAAAAAAAQERGLADATFAAADISSLTGYEGRFGTIFDSGLLHALPEELRDGYLRSMYHAAAPGARFYILAFGTGAFGEHDGPGPTQFTEDQLREEVSKYWQVDDIRPAQLHAVLPEGRTQMPGFLVTATKI; translated from the coding sequence ATGACTCATCGAATCGATTGGGACGACGCCTACCGGCAGCAGCAGACCCCTGCCTGGAGCATCGGCGCACCACAGCCGGAATACGCCGCGATCATCGACACCGACGGCGCCGTAGGGGGCGAAGTGCTCGATGCCGGCTGTGGCCACGCCGAGCTCGCGCTGGCGCTGGCGGCGCGTGGCCACACCGTCGTCGGCATCGATCTGAGCCCGACGGCCGTCGCCGCTGCAGCCGCGGCCGCGCAGGAACGCGGGCTCGCCGACGCGACGTTCGCGGCCGCCGACATCTCGTCGCTCACCGGGTACGAAGGGCGGTTCGGCACGATCTTCGACAGCGGGCTGCTGCACGCCCTGCCGGAAGAACTGCGCGACGGCTACCTGCGCTCGATGTATCACGCGGCGGCTCCCGGTGCCCGCTTCTACATCCTCGCGTTCGGCACCGGCGCATTCGGCGAGCACGACGGCCCGGGCCCCACCCAGTTCACCGAAGACCAATTGCGCGAAGAGGTTTCGAAGTACTGGCAGGTCGACGATATCCGCCCGGCCCAGCTGCACGCGGTCCTGCCCGAAGGCCGCACGCAGATGCCCGGGTTCCTGGTGACCGCGACGAAGATCTAG
- a CDS encoding MFS transporter produces MAVTATSTWAPLASPIYRALWIAQFVSNLGTWMQTVGAQWMLVGDPRAPVLVPLVQTATTLPVMLLALPSGVLADLVDRRRLLLATQAAMAAGVAALATLTGAGLATPTVLLTLLFLIGCGQALTAPAWQAIQPDLVPREQIPAAAALGSMSLNGARAIGPAIAGALVSLSGPTLVFTLNAVSFVGIVVVLLLWRRPVAEQLLPAERPLAALGAGGRFIRRSPMVRRILLRAVLFIAPGSALWGLLAVVADRQLGLSSSGYGLLLGALGFGAVLGALVLGRLQSVFGLNTLLIVAALGFAGATAVLALVHSFGIVLAALVVGGSSWLLALSTLNASMQLSLPAWVRARGLSVYQLTFMGGQAIGSLVWGLVAGATSTVTALLISAGLLVFCAVSAWWWPLHARTGDLDMTPSAHWPEPALVFEPEPPDGPVLVLTSYRVEPDHETEFFAAMGVLGRSRQRTGATQWRLFRAVEREGVFVEAFVVRSWDEHVRQHRTRLTGNDLVIEQAVERWVEGEPVSHHLIAVKTP; encoded by the coding sequence ATGGCCGTCACCGCAACGTCGACGTGGGCGCCGTTGGCGTCGCCGATCTACCGCGCGCTGTGGATCGCGCAGTTCGTCTCCAACCTCGGAACGTGGATGCAGACGGTGGGTGCCCAGTGGATGCTGGTCGGCGATCCGCGCGCCCCGGTGCTGGTGCCCTTGGTGCAGACGGCAACGACATTGCCGGTGATGCTGCTGGCCCTGCCCTCCGGCGTGCTCGCCGATCTGGTCGACCGGCGCAGGCTGCTGCTGGCCACCCAGGCCGCCATGGCGGCCGGCGTGGCGGCGCTCGCGACCCTGACCGGTGCCGGGCTGGCCACCCCGACGGTGCTGCTGACCCTGCTGTTTCTGATCGGCTGCGGGCAGGCGCTGACGGCCCCGGCCTGGCAGGCGATCCAGCCGGACCTCGTTCCCCGCGAACAGATCCCCGCCGCCGCCGCACTGGGCAGCATGAGCTTGAACGGTGCCAGGGCGATCGGCCCGGCGATCGCCGGGGCGCTGGTATCCCTGTCCGGTCCGACCCTGGTGTTCACGCTCAACGCGGTGTCGTTCGTCGGCATCGTTGTGGTACTGCTGCTCTGGCGCCGCCCCGTCGCGGAACAGTTGTTGCCCGCCGAGCGGCCCTTGGCGGCACTCGGCGCCGGCGGCCGGTTCATCCGCAGGTCGCCGATGGTCAGGCGAATTCTGCTGCGGGCGGTGTTGTTCATCGCGCCGGGCAGCGCGCTGTGGGGCCTGCTCGCGGTGGTCGCCGACAGGCAGCTGGGATTGTCGTCGTCCGGCTACGGGTTGCTGTTGGGTGCGCTCGGGTTCGGGGCCGTGCTCGGTGCCCTCGTTCTGGGCCGATTGCAGTCGGTCTTCGGCCTGAACACGTTGTTGATCGTCGCGGCTCTCGGATTCGCCGGTGCCACTGCGGTTCTCGCCCTGGTCCACAGTTTCGGCATCGTCCTGGCGGCGCTCGTTGTCGGCGGCTCGTCGTGGCTGCTGGCACTGTCCACGCTCAACGCCTCGATGCAGTTGAGCCTGCCCGCCTGGGTGCGGGCGCGCGGGCTGTCGGTGTACCAGTTGACGTTCATGGGTGGTCAGGCCATCGGCTCCCTGGTGTGGGGGCTGGTCGCCGGTGCCACCAGCACCGTCACGGCGCTGCTGATCAGCGCCGGGCTGCTGGTGTTCTGTGCCGTGTCGGCGTGGTGGTGGCCGTTGCATGCGCGCACCGGTGATCTGGACATGACCCCGTCGGCGCACTGGCCCGAACCCGCCCTGGTGTTCGAACCGGAGCCGCCCGACGGTCCGGTGCTGGTGCTGACCTCCTACCGCGTCGAACCTGACCACGAGACTGAGTTCTTCGCCGCGATGGGCGTGTTGGGCCGGTCGCGGCAGCGCACCGGGGCCACGCAATGGCGGTTGTTTCGTGCCGTGGAGCGCGAAGGCGTGTTTGTCGAGGCCTTCGTGGTGCGGTCCTGGGATGAGCACGTGCGGCAGCACCGCACCCGGCTGACAGGTAACGACCTGG
- a CDS encoding GNAT family N-acetyltransferase, producing MAEVRNIPEARHYEITVDGEHAGLVAYVDSGDQRIFYHTEIDDKFGGQGLAAELVSAALTDARAAGKRIVAVCPYVAKYVQKHHDFDDILDPVTPELLAVVEAAN from the coding sequence ATGGCTGAAGTCCGCAACATTCCCGAAGCACGCCATTACGAGATAACCGTCGACGGCGAGCATGCCGGCCTTGTGGCCTACGTCGACTCCGGCGACCAGCGCATCTTCTACCACACCGAGATCGACGACAAGTTCGGCGGACAAGGCCTGGCCGCCGAACTGGTGTCGGCTGCGCTGACCGATGCCCGCGCGGCCGGCAAGCGCATCGTGGCGGTCTGCCCGTACGTCGCCAAGTACGTGCAGAAGCACCACGACTTCGACGACATCCTCGACCCCGTCACCCCCGAGCTGCTGGCCGTGGTCGAGGCCGCCAACTAG
- a CDS encoding PPOX class F420-dependent oxidoreductase, with translation MTFTASELAYLREQPIGRLSTVGRAGDPQIRPVGVHLSPDGSGIDIVGHALASTQKWRNVLHNPQVAFIVDTVLSVRPPDARGIEIRGTATALSGAGTTDGGLSGDIIRIAPRRIISWGLDGVGTTARDWTESTPTAD, from the coding sequence ATGACGTTCACCGCATCCGAACTGGCCTACCTGCGCGAGCAGCCGATCGGACGACTGAGCACCGTCGGCCGCGCCGGCGACCCGCAGATCCGCCCCGTCGGCGTCCACCTCAGTCCCGACGGGTCCGGCATCGACATCGTCGGACACGCCCTGGCGTCGACGCAGAAGTGGCGCAACGTGCTTCACAACCCCCAGGTGGCGTTCATCGTCGACACGGTGCTCTCGGTACGGCCACCGGATGCCCGCGGCATCGAAATCCGTGGTACCGCAACAGCATTGTCCGGCGCGGGCACCACCGACGGCGGGCTCAGCGGCGACATCATCCGGATCGCGCCGCGCCGGATCATCAGCTGGGGACTCGACGGCGTGGGCACCACCGCCCGCGACTGGACCGAATCCACGCCCACAGCGGACTGA